The sequence GCCGTGCCCGACACCACGAAGGTCCGGGTGGTCCAGCCCCGGCGGCCCAGCCGTCCGGAGGTGAGGCCGATGACGGCCATGCCGATCGCCATGGGGATCAGGTACAGGCTCGCCTGGGTCGCTGCGGTGTCCCGGGCGAGCTGCAGGTACATGAGGACGTAGACGATCGAGCCGGTCAGGGCCGCACCGGGCAGGACCTGGAGGGCGAAGGCGCTGCGCAGCACCGGGTGCTTGAGGAGCGACAGGGGCAGGATCGGTTCCGGCGCGGTCACCTGCCGCCGGAGGAAGAGCGCGAGGAGCAGGGCCGCGGCGCCGATCAGCCCGAGGATCATGGCCGAGGACCGCGCGTAGTCGGTGCCGCCCCACTCCGTCACCAGCAGCAGCGCGCCGGCGAAGGCGGCCGCGAGGGCGGCGCCCTCGAAGTCGATGCGGCGGGCGACGGTCTGCTGTGGCAGGTGCAGGGTGCAGCCGGCGGCGACGAGGACGGCGACGCCGAGCGGCAGGTTGATGGAGAAGATCGAGCGCCAGTCGGCGTGGTCGGCGGGTCACCCTGGGCCTGAGGCTGCGGCCAGTGCTCTCACCCCGAGGCCGGCCGACCGCCGTCCGGTTGCCGTGTTCAGTAGCCCGGCGAGCCGCGCCATGCGGACGGCTGAGCTCGCCGGACCGACTCGCGCCACGCCCGATCCCGATCTCCCGTAGGGCAAGACCGCCGCGTGACATCCGACGCAACAGGCGCCCCCGTCGGGCGGTCGTCTGTCGCGGTTGCGTCCTTGGTAGGACCCGATAGGGACGGCGAAGCCGAAGCATCGCGGTTGCGATGATAAGTCGGATGACTTGCTCGGCCAAGCCCTCGGACGGAGTCCGCCGACTCCATCAGCAGGCCGCCTGAGCCGTCGGCCTCCTCCCCTGGTCGGCCGGTGGCGGGTGGGGCCATAGGCCGTCTGACACACGCCTGTTGCCAGAGGAACGCTTCGAGGCGCGGCATCGCGGATGCGGGAAACATCGGGTTATTGACAGGGACGCGGCGCGCTCGTATGGTTCCGTCAATTCAAGGAAACATCGGGTTAATGCGCGAGGGAGGGAGGTACGTGGCACTCACCGACGACGCGGTGGACGGTATTCGCCAGATGATCATCACGGGTGAACTCGCGCCGGGAGACAAGCTCCCGGCGGAGAAGGAACTGGCCGCGCGGCTCGGGCTGTCACGCAACTCGCTCCGGGAGGCGGTCAGGGCACTCACCCTGATGCGCGTCCTGCACACCCGTCGCGGCGACGGCACCTACGTCACCAGCCTCGACCCGGAGTTGCTGCTCGGAACCATGCACATGGTCGTGGATCTGCACCACGACAGCACGGTCCGGCACTTCCTGGAGGTCCGTCGTCTGCTGGAGCCGGAAGCCGCGGCCAAGGCCGCTCTGAGCATCAGTTCGGACGAGCTCGCCGAACTGGACCGACTACTGGACCAGGGCGAGAAGTTGGTGAGCGGTCGGGACCCGGATCGTCAACTCACCGCGGAGAACGGACAGGCGTTCCACCGCGTCATCGCCAGGGCTTCGCGCAATCCGGTACTGGCCACCATCGTGGAGACCATCTCCGGCAAGACGCTGCG comes from Streptomyces sp. NBC_00448 and encodes:
- a CDS encoding MFS transporter — encoded protein: MFSINLPLGVAVLVAAGCTLHLPQQTVARRIDFEGAALAAAFAGALLLVTEWGGTDYARSSAMILGLIGAAALLLALFLRRQVTAPEPILPLSLLKHPVLRSAFALQVLPGAALTGSIVYVLMYLQLARDTAATQASLYLIPMAIGMAVIGLTSGRLGRRGWTTRTFVVSGTATVTLALALLATSGTSTGLWLVRGEMLLLGLGFGQLLGQLILLAQETTPAHQLGVATTATRFFQTLGSALGTVLFGRVLARVYGAHVPGSTTGAITHLEGTARTEAVHGFVAATHWVFMCAAGVMALALLLSVLLPKRPGPARPERRQPPEPQPEHAGTVSAVNG
- a CDS encoding FadR/GntR family transcriptional regulator, with product MALTDDAVDGIRQMIITGELAPGDKLPAEKELAARLGLSRNSLREAVRALTLMRVLHTRRGDGTYVTSLDPELLLGTMHMVVDLHHDSTVRHFLEVRRLLEPEAAAKAALSISSDELAELDRLLDQGEKLVSGRDPDRQLTAENGQAFHRVIARASRNPVLATIVETISGKTLRPHAWCGVTDRSDLHLTLSEHRAIYEALAAGDTYRARIRAAAHVAGIEDAMLSAH